A stretch of the Candidatus Limnocylindrales bacterium genome encodes the following:
- a CDS encoding radical SAM protein, whose protein sequence is MIRHDEKLLFRPNATGPVSVCLAYPNSYRVGMGNLGFQAVYRLLATTPGVVCERLFLPEEGERCRSLESGRSPAEFDIIAFSLSFESDYPNIVRMLDAAGIAPRAASRRQDAWSAPLLLAGGPATFLNPEPVAPFFDLFLIGEGEEMIQEAFAGAEDWSGLSREAILDQLSSVEGAYRPDLYEPIYGEFGLTGLRVAAGAPERVRRRYVADLDRFPAATSIVAPDAVFGEYFLVEASRGCEWGCRFCAAGFMYRPVRHRGAESLTAQALEGLPESSAATVGLVGAEMASHPAIASTCERIAEAGGRASPSSLKADQISARLAAVVARSGTRSVTVAPEAGSERMRRVINKNLTEPEILRAADLMVGDGVESLKLYFMCALPTETQDDLDGIYDLSARLRARMMGHGRKRGRVGRITVSLNPFVPKPWTPFQWDAMAPVGEVQAKIQHLRRRIGRLPNMELDADSPREAYMQTLLSRGDRRVADVIECLARTERGWWQELGRMRRGEHESVSIDPDSYVHRQYEHETLFPWDFIDHHIDKSYLWLERRRALAERQTEPCDVATCRTCGAC, encoded by the coding sequence TTGATCCGCCACGACGAGAAGCTGCTGTTCCGCCCCAATGCCACCGGCCCCGTTTCGGTGTGCCTCGCCTATCCCAACAGCTATCGCGTCGGAATGGGCAATCTCGGCTTTCAGGCCGTGTATCGCCTGCTCGCCACCACTCCCGGCGTGGTGTGCGAGCGGTTGTTCCTGCCCGAAGAAGGCGAGCGCTGCCGCAGCCTGGAGAGCGGACGGTCGCCGGCCGAGTTCGACATCATCGCCTTCTCGCTCTCTTTTGAGAGCGATTATCCGAACATCGTGCGCATGCTCGACGCGGCCGGCATCGCGCCGCGCGCCGCCTCGCGCCGGCAGGACGCGTGGAGCGCGCCGCTGCTGCTCGCCGGCGGTCCGGCCACCTTTCTCAACCCCGAGCCGGTAGCGCCGTTCTTCGATCTGTTCCTGATCGGCGAAGGCGAGGAGATGATCCAGGAAGCGTTCGCCGGCGCCGAAGACTGGAGCGGGCTTTCGCGCGAAGCGATCCTCGATCAGCTCTCCTCGGTCGAAGGAGCCTACCGCCCCGATCTCTACGAGCCGATCTACGGCGAATTCGGCCTGACGGGACTGCGCGTGGCGGCTGGCGCCCCCGAGCGCGTGCGCCGCCGCTACGTCGCCGACCTCGACCGCTTTCCTGCCGCGACTTCGATCGTCGCGCCCGACGCCGTCTTCGGCGAGTACTTCCTGGTCGAGGCCAGCCGCGGCTGCGAGTGGGGCTGCCGCTTCTGCGCGGCCGGATTCATGTACCGGCCGGTTCGGCATCGCGGCGCCGAATCGCTGACGGCGCAGGCGCTCGAAGGCCTGCCTGAATCCTCGGCGGCGACCGTCGGGCTGGTCGGCGCGGAGATGGCCAGCCATCCGGCCATCGCTTCGACCTGCGAGCGCATCGCAGAGGCCGGAGGCCGCGCGTCGCCGTCGTCGCTGAAGGCCGATCAGATCAGCGCGCGTCTTGCCGCGGTCGTCGCGCGCAGCGGTACCAGGTCGGTGACCGTCGCTCCCGAAGCGGGCTCCGAGCGGATGCGGCGCGTGATCAACAAGAACCTGACCGAGCCCGAGATCCTGCGCGCCGCCGATCTGATGGTCGGCGACGGTGTCGAGTCGCTCAAGCTCTATTTCATGTGCGCGTTGCCCACCGAGACCCAGGATGATCTCGACGGCATCTATGATCTTTCGGCCAGGCTGCGCGCCCGCATGATGGGACACGGCCGCAAGCGCGGCCGTGTCGGCCGCATCACCGTCTCGCTCAACCCGTTCGTGCCCAAACCGTGGACGCCGTTCCAGTGGGACGCGATGGCGCCGGTCGGCGAGGTGCAGGCCAAGATCCAGCATCTGCGCCGGCGCATCGGGCGGCTTCCGAACATGGAGCTGGACGCGGACTCTCCGCGCGAGGCCTACATGCAGACGCTGCTCAGTCGTGGCGACCGGCGCGTGGCCGACGTCATCGAGTGCCTGGCGCGCACCGAGCGCGGCTGGTGGCAGGAGCTGGGCCGCATGCGCCGCGGCGAGCACGAATCGGTCTCGATCGATCCGGATTCGTACGTGCACCGGCAGTACGAGCACGAAACGCTGTTCCCCTGGGACTTCATCGACCACCACATCGACAAGAGCTACCTGTGGCTGGAGCGGCGGCGCGCGCTGGCGGAGCGGCAGACCGAGCCTTGCGACGTCGCTACCTGCCGGACCTGCGGAGCGTGCTGA
- a CDS encoding sterol desaturase family protein produces MTDEALHQVRLLGFAAALAAALLLQWWSPHSRIRGSGRVNLTLWLINVVVLGALCGACVCTAADWATRNDIGLLAAMRAPAWLAILVSLPALDLVSYAWHRANHRLPALWRLHQVHHSDAAFTVSTSLRFHPGELLLSLPIRIAAVTALGAPVAAVVVFEIVFTFANAIEHGDIDLPASVEKRASAWLVTPALHRWHHVAAVPECDSNFGTIFAVWDRLFGTYAASDSRRHVSTGLPGLGVIGAGTALMLPARRISR; encoded by the coding sequence GTGACCGACGAAGCGCTCCATCAGGTCCGGCTGCTGGGCTTCGCCGCCGCGCTGGCGGCAGCGCTGCTGCTGCAGTGGTGGTCGCCGCACTCGCGCATCCGCGGCAGCGGGCGCGTCAACCTCACGTTGTGGCTGATCAACGTCGTCGTCCTCGGCGCGCTGTGCGGCGCGTGCGTGTGCACCGCCGCCGACTGGGCGACGCGGAACGACATCGGGCTGCTGGCGGCGATGCGGGCGCCGGCATGGCTGGCGATCCTGGTCTCGCTCCCCGCCCTCGATCTGGTCTCCTACGCATGGCACCGCGCCAACCATCGTCTGCCTGCGCTGTGGCGGCTGCACCAGGTGCATCACTCCGATGCGGCATTCACCGTCTCGACGTCGCTGCGATTTCATCCCGGCGAGCTGCTGCTGTCGCTGCCCATCCGCATCGCGGCCGTGACGGCGCTCGGCGCGCCGGTGGCGGCCGTGGTCGTGTTCGAGATCGTGTTCACGTTCGCCAACGCCATCGAGCATGGGGACATCGATCTGCCCGCGTCCGTGGAGAAGCGGGCTTCTGCATGGTTGGTGACGCCGGCGCTGCACCGGTGGCACCACGTCGCGGCGGTGCCCGAGTGCGACAGCAACTTCGGAACGATCTTCGCCGTCTGGGACCGGCTTTTCGGCACGTACGCGGCGAGCGACTCGCGGCGGCACGTGTCCACGGGCCTGCCCGGCCTCGGCGTCATCGGCGCGGGTACCGCGCTGATGCTGCCTGCCCGCCGCATCAGCCGCTGA
- a CDS encoding helix-turn-helix domain-containing protein, with translation MARTMPMGRIEDLVDAATRVFIERGYARTQMADVAMTLGVAKGTLYLYVESKEALFDLVARYADAPRPFDPAPALPVPTPAPGATLSYVRRRLLEHQIPPALAAALERRRIKDARVELEEIARELYQVLADNRRSLKLIDRSAPDLPELAALWFAGARGGLIDLVERYIADRTGRGLFTPMPDATVAARLIIESLMFWAVHRHWDPHPQIVEEDIARETVVRFVVEAIVKEKP, from the coding sequence ATGGCTCGGACCATGCCGATGGGCCGCATCGAGGACCTGGTCGATGCCGCCACCCGCGTCTTCATCGAGCGCGGCTACGCCCGCACCCAGATGGCGGACGTCGCGATGACGCTCGGCGTGGCCAAAGGGACCCTCTATCTCTACGTCGAGAGCAAGGAGGCGCTGTTCGACCTGGTCGCGCGCTACGCCGACGCGCCGCGCCCCTTCGACCCCGCTCCCGCTCTTCCGGTCCCGACGCCGGCGCCCGGCGCGACCCTCAGCTACGTGCGCAGGCGTCTGCTCGAGCACCAGATTCCGCCCGCGCTCGCGGCGGCGTTGGAGCGGCGGCGCATCAAGGATGCGCGCGTCGAGCTCGAGGAGATCGCCCGCGAGCTCTACCAGGTGCTCGCCGACAACCGCCGGAGCCTCAAGCTCATCGACCGCTCCGCACCCGATCTGCCCGAGCTGGCGGCGCTGTGGTTCGCCGGCGCGCGCGGCGGCCTCATCGATCTGGTCGAGCGCTACATCGCCGACCGCACGGGCCGCGGCCTCTTCACGCCGATGCCCGACGCGACCGTGGCGGCGCGCCTGATCATCGAGAGCCTGATGTTCTGGGCCGTGCATCGCCACTGGGACCCGCACCCGCAGATCGTGGAGGAAGACATCGCGCGCGAGACGGTCGTGCGCTTCGTCGTCGAAGCGATCGTCAAGGAGAAGCCATGA
- a CDS encoding efflux RND transporter periplasmic adaptor subunit, producing the protein MRLTAESLVAALLLAGGIAAGAAFLRAPGEAVDTDHHEHGGHAHQIEHEDVLEGPHGGRLLEEGDFAVEITIFERGVPPELRLYCYEGQKHLPPAQCEVDMTLHRLGEPPEPFRFREVGDFLVGDHVVAEPHSFVVEVRARRRHDPGPAHSWRYESFEGRVVLDEEVARHSGLLAEAAQPRRLERTLRLPGRISARRDRVVDLGARFAGVVREMSRSIGDAVSRGETVAVVEASQTLSRYAVQSPLQGVVVDKRAATGETVEAGETLLVVGDFSSVWADFDVYAADFASVHAGDTVTVRGSAGDAGASAPVTYVSPVGDPHTQTTMARVELDNQDQRWKPGLFVTGTIALDEPPAAVAVHVSALQTWRGGESVFLKIGDVYEARPVVLGRRGEEWVEVLEGLDAGDQYARGNTFVLKAELQKAQASHDH; encoded by the coding sequence ATGCGACTGACCGCCGAATCCCTCGTTGCCGCTCTGTTGCTTGCCGGCGGCATCGCCGCCGGCGCCGCCTTCCTGCGCGCTCCGGGCGAGGCGGTCGACACCGACCATCACGAGCACGGCGGGCACGCGCACCAGATCGAGCACGAGGACGTCCTGGAAGGGCCGCACGGCGGCCGGCTGCTCGAAGAGGGCGACTTCGCCGTCGAGATCACGATCTTCGAGCGCGGCGTGCCGCCCGAGCTGCGCCTTTACTGCTACGAGGGCCAGAAGCACCTGCCGCCGGCGCAGTGCGAGGTCGACATGACCCTGCATCGCCTGGGCGAGCCGCCCGAGCCGTTCCGGTTCCGGGAGGTGGGCGATTTTCTCGTGGGCGATCACGTCGTGGCCGAACCGCACTCCTTCGTCGTCGAAGTGCGCGCCAGGCGACGCCACGATCCCGGACCGGCGCATTCGTGGCGCTACGAGTCGTTCGAAGGACGCGTCGTGCTCGATGAGGAAGTGGCGCGCCACTCCGGCCTCCTCGCCGAAGCGGCGCAGCCCCGCCGGCTGGAGCGCACGCTGCGCCTGCCCGGCCGGATCAGCGCGCGGCGCGACCGCGTCGTCGACCTCGGCGCGCGCTTCGCCGGCGTCGTGCGAGAGATGTCGCGCTCCATCGGCGATGCCGTCTCGCGCGGCGAGACGGTGGCCGTGGTCGAAGCCAGCCAGACCCTTTCCAGATACGCCGTGCAGTCGCCGCTCCAAGGCGTCGTCGTCGACAAGCGCGCGGCAACCGGCGAGACCGTCGAGGCCGGCGAGACGCTCCTGGTCGTCGGCGACTTCTCCTCGGTATGGGCCGACTTCGACGTCTATGCCGCGGACTTCGCCTCCGTGCATGCCGGCGACACGGTGACGGTGCGCGGCAGCGCCGGAGACGCCGGAGCGTCGGCGCCGGTCACCTATGTCTCGCCGGTCGGCGATCCGCACACGCAGACGACGATGGCGCGCGTCGAGCTCGACAACCAAGACCAGCGCTGGAAGCCCGGCCTCTTCGTCACCGGCACCATCGCGCTCGACGAGCCGCCGGCCGCGGTCGCGGTGCACGTCAGCGCGCTGCAGACGTGGCGCGGCGGCGAGTCGGTGTTTCTCAAGATCGGCGACGTCTACGAGGCCCGCCCCGTCGTGCTCGGGCGACGCGGCGAGGAGTGGGTGGAGGTCCTGGAAGGCCTGGATGCCGGCGATCAGTATGCGCGCGGCAACACGTTCGTCCTGAAGGCCGAGCTTCAGAAGGCGCAGGCCAGCCATGACCACTGA
- a CDS encoding CusA/CzcA family heavy metal efflux RND transporter, producing MTTEKLFAQDRTSLLERVLAFSVRRRWLVLALTAAALVLGMRDLLRLPIDAVPDLTGVQVQINTEAPGFSPLEVEQQITFPIETAMSGLPGLDRTRSLTRYALSQVTVMFSDDIDMYFARQLIAQRLAEVGSQLPEGIEPQMGPIATGLGDISKFVVEAAPGARKPDGRPYSLTDLRTILDWSIKPRLRLVPGVTEVNAMGGDVEELHVVPDPVRLLARGLSFDDVTEALQRNNTSVGAGYLETRGEQLVVRSPGRLTSLAEISEVVLRTEKDVPVYLRDVADVVHATELRTGAATAGGAETVLGTAVMLYARNSREVARRVREELERIGASLPPGVRVRMVYDRTLLVDRTVATVTRSLLEGALLVIVVLLALLGEWRAAMVTAAVIPLAMLMTVTGMVEAGVSGNLMSLGALDFGLIVDGAVIVVENCVRRVSQRQHELGRALTLQERLAVVFDATREVRRATMFGELIIMIVYVPVLSLGGLEGKMFFPMAFTVLCALAAAMVLSLTFVPAAVAILMRGRVRERESVLVRAAAAVYAPVLRWTLAHRLITFACGFAAVLLALALASTLGREFAPTLDEGDLLIHALRPTATSLSQAASMQQRLEERLAEVPEVEQVFSAIGTADIATDPMPPNVADTFVILKARDLWPDPRKSRDALVEEIEEHIADLPGQIYEFTQPIQMRFNELVAGVRTDVAVKVFGDDNELLREAAQRIESLLASVEGAADVRAEPVSGLPTMAVVPDRAALARYGLDVADVQNVVEIAVGGKRVGHVYRGDRRVALVVRASEDVRGNVDAIARLPVPAHTAEAPPLRAGQLEPPSSGSHGFVPLAQVADITVAEGANQISRENGMRRVVVTANVRGRDLGSFVEDAQRRLDRDIVLPTGYWMDWGGQFEHLLSATARLRIVVPLALALIFALLLVSLHDVRDASLVMTGVPMALTGGVAALWLRDIPLSISAAVGFIALSGVAVLNGLVMLTFMAQLRRGGAGVVDAAREGAMTRLRPVLMTALVAALGFVPMALATGTGSEVQRPLATVVIGGIVSSTLLTLLVLPGLYVMLHGSDEGSARGEGASVSG from the coding sequence ATGACCACTGAGAAGCTGTTCGCGCAGGACCGCACCAGCCTGCTCGAGCGCGTGCTCGCGTTCAGCGTGCGCCGGCGCTGGCTGGTGCTGGCCCTGACGGCGGCGGCTCTGGTGCTCGGCATGCGCGACCTGCTGCGCCTGCCCATCGATGCGGTGCCCGACCTGACGGGCGTGCAGGTGCAGATCAACACCGAGGCCCCCGGCTTCTCGCCGCTCGAGGTCGAGCAGCAGATCACGTTCCCGATCGAGACCGCGATGTCGGGTCTGCCGGGGCTCGACCGGACGCGCTCGTTGACGCGCTACGCGCTGTCGCAGGTCACGGTCATGTTCTCCGACGACATCGACATGTACTTTGCGCGCCAGCTCATCGCGCAGCGCCTGGCCGAGGTCGGCTCGCAGCTGCCCGAGGGGATCGAGCCGCAGATGGGCCCCATCGCCACCGGCCTCGGCGACATCTCCAAGTTCGTCGTGGAGGCGGCGCCGGGCGCGCGAAAGCCCGACGGCAGGCCCTACTCGCTGACCGATCTGCGCACGATCCTGGACTGGTCCATCAAGCCGAGGCTGCGCCTGGTGCCGGGCGTCACCGAGGTCAACGCGATGGGCGGCGACGTCGAAGAGCTGCACGTGGTGCCCGATCCGGTGCGGCTGCTCGCGCGCGGCCTCTCCTTCGACGACGTGACCGAGGCGCTGCAGCGCAACAACACGTCGGTGGGCGCCGGATACCTGGAGACGCGCGGCGAGCAGCTCGTCGTGCGCAGCCCGGGGCGCCTGACCAGCCTGGCCGAGATCTCCGAGGTCGTCCTCCGCACCGAAAAGGACGTGCCCGTCTATCTTCGCGACGTCGCCGACGTCGTGCACGCCACCGAGCTGCGCACCGGCGCCGCCACCGCCGGCGGGGCCGAGACCGTCCTCGGCACCGCCGTCATGTTGTATGCGCGCAACAGCCGCGAAGTGGCGAGGCGCGTGCGCGAGGAGCTCGAGCGCATCGGCGCCTCGCTGCCGCCGGGCGTGCGAGTGCGCATGGTCTACGACCGCACGCTGCTGGTCGACCGGACCGTGGCCACGGTGACGAGGAGCCTGCTCGAGGGCGCGCTGCTGGTCATCGTGGTGCTGCTGGCGCTGCTGGGCGAATGGCGCGCCGCGATGGTCACGGCCGCGGTCATCCCTCTGGCCATGCTGATGACGGTGACCGGCATGGTCGAGGCCGGTGTCAGCGGCAACCTCATGAGCCTGGGCGCTCTGGACTTCGGCCTCATCGTCGACGGCGCGGTCATCGTCGTCGAAAACTGCGTGCGGCGCGTGTCGCAGCGCCAGCACGAGCTGGGACGCGCGCTGACGCTGCAGGAGCGGCTCGCCGTCGTGTTCGACGCCACGCGCGAGGTGCGGCGCGCGACGATGTTCGGCGAGCTGATCATCATGATCGTCTACGTGCCGGTGCTGAGCCTGGGCGGCCTGGAGGGGAAGATGTTCTTCCCTATGGCGTTCACCGTGCTGTGCGCGCTGGCGGCGGCGATGGTTCTTTCGCTGACGTTCGTGCCGGCGGCGGTGGCGATCCTGATGCGCGGCCGCGTGCGCGAACGCGAGAGCGTGCTCGTACGCGCGGCCGCCGCCGTCTATGCCCCCGTGCTGCGGTGGACGCTGGCGCACCGGCTGATCACGTTCGCCTGCGGCTTTGCCGCCGTGCTGCTGGCGCTCGCGCTGGCCTCCACGCTCGGCCGCGAATTCGCACCCACGCTCGATGAAGGAGACCTGCTCATCCACGCGCTGCGACCGACGGCGACCAGCCTGTCGCAAGCCGCCAGCATGCAGCAGCGGCTCGAGGAGAGGCTTGCGGAGGTGCCCGAGGTCGAGCAGGTGTTTTCGGCCATCGGCACCGCCGACATCGCCACCGACCCGATGCCGCCCAATGTTGCCGACACGTTCGTGATCCTGAAGGCGCGCGACCTGTGGCCGGATCCGCGCAAGAGCCGCGATGCGCTGGTCGAGGAGATCGAAGAGCACATCGCCGATCTGCCCGGCCAGATCTACGAGTTCACGCAGCCGATCCAGATGCGCTTCAACGAGCTGGTGGCCGGCGTGCGCACCGACGTGGCGGTCAAGGTGTTCGGCGACGACAACGAGCTGCTGCGCGAGGCCGCGCAGCGAATCGAGTCGCTGCTGGCGTCGGTCGAAGGAGCCGCCGACGTGCGCGCGGAGCCCGTCTCCGGACTGCCGACGATGGCGGTGGTTCCCGACCGCGCGGCGCTCGCGCGCTACGGCCTCGACGTCGCCGACGTCCAGAACGTGGTCGAGATCGCGGTGGGCGGAAAACGAGTCGGCCACGTCTACCGCGGCGATCGCCGCGTCGCGCTGGTCGTTCGCGCTTCCGAAGACGTGCGCGGCAACGTCGACGCCATTGCGCGGCTGCCGGTTCCCGCGCATACGGCCGAGGCGCCGCCGCTGCGCGCCGGGCAGCTCGAGCCGCCGTCATCGGGATCGCACGGGTTCGTTCCGCTGGCGCAGGTCGCCGACATCACCGTCGCCGAGGGCGCCAACCAGATCAGCCGCGAGAACGGCATGCGTCGCGTCGTCGTCACCGCCAATGTCCGCGGCCGCGATCTCGGATCATTCGTGGAGGATGCCCAGCGCCGGCTCGACCGCGACATCGTGCTGCCGACCGGCTACTGGATGGACTGGGGCGGGCAGTTCGAGCACCTGCTGTCGGCGACGGCGCGGCTTCGCATCGTGGTTCCGCTGGCGCTGGCGCTGATCTTCGCGCTGCTGCTCGTCTCGCTCCACGACGTGCGCGACGCGTCCCTCGTGATGACCGGCGTTCCGATGGCGCTGACCGGCGGCGTGGCCGCGCTGTGGCTTCGCGACATCCCGCTCTCGATCTCGGCCGCAGTCGGCTTCATCGCGCTGTCGGGCGTCGCCGTCCTCAACGGACTGGTGATGCTGACGTTCATGGCGCAGCTTCGCCGCGGCGGCGCCGGCGTCGTCGATGCCGCGCGAGAAGGCGCAATGACACGTCTGCGACCGGTCCTGATGACGGCCCTGGTCGCGGCACTCGGCTTCGTGCCGATGGCGCTCGCCACCGGAACGGGCTCGGAGGTCCAGCGCCCGCTGGCCACGGTGGTGATCGGCGGGATCGTCAGCTCCACGCTGCTGACGCTCCTGGTTCTGCCGGGGCTCTACGTCATGCTGCACGGCAGCGACGAAGGCAGCGCGCGCGGCGAAGGCGCTTCCGTCAGCGGCTGA
- the acpS gene encoding holo-ACP synthase, whose amino-acid sequence MAILGHGVDAVAIERMRRITTVAGRGERFKARVFTPGERDCCERRRDPAECYAVRFAAKEAVIKALGADGVAHAWRDIEVVRSDGGAPQIRVHGRVAARCRERGVRAIHVSLTHAEPMAMASVVLES is encoded by the coding sequence GTGGCCATCCTCGGACACGGCGTCGATGCGGTCGCGATCGAGCGCATGCGGCGCATCACGACGGTGGCCGGCCGCGGCGAGCGCTTCAAGGCGCGCGTGTTCACGCCAGGAGAACGCGACTGCTGCGAGCGCCGGCGCGATCCGGCCGAATGCTACGCGGTGCGTTTTGCGGCCAAGGAAGCCGTCATCAAGGCGCTCGGTGCCGACGGCGTCGCGCACGCCTGGCGCGACATCGAAGTCGTGCGCAGCGACGGCGGCGCTCCGCAGATCCGCGTGCACGGTCGCGTGGCGGCGCGCTGCCGCGAGCGCGGCGTACGCGCCATCCACGTCTCGCTCACCCACGCAGAGCCGATGGCGATGGCTTCGGTAGTTCTGGAAAGCTGA
- a CDS encoding acyltransferase, with translation MTDSTRRTDIDWLRIAATYLLFVFHVGKVFDPAPFFHIRSQELSMGFTVLCGFISLWHMPLFFMLAGWSAAASLSARGGGAFLRERGRRLALPLLAGCVLFGPIMKYAELSSGLDLNHRTLRMSAEHQNAIAPLLSEPLEIAPDFEESFLEFLPSFFTDLDRFTWGHLWFVAYLLALTVALMPLMLAMLRWKGRLAQPRPWMLYAPMALLVVVQLTMRERWPGIYNLYDDWANVAYYAIFVASGFALATQPQVEELVASRWKVSLGIAVATSLALLTGLLGLVQSKTLMLVGPAVAGWCYVLALLGIGRRMLIASGPAHAYLSESTFPVYILHQVAIIVVGYWLIRLTLPLPLEFVLLVAASLTATMGIYHYLVRPFALPRLLLGMKPPARRCAVSFPELPKPSPSALRG, from the coding sequence ATGACCGACTCCACCCGCCGCACCGACATCGACTGGCTGCGCATCGCCGCCACCTATCTCCTGTTCGTGTTCCACGTGGGAAAGGTCTTCGACCCGGCGCCGTTCTTCCACATCCGCAGCCAGGAGCTGTCGATGGGCTTCACGGTGCTGTGCGGTTTCATCAGCCTCTGGCACATGCCGCTGTTCTTCATGCTCGCCGGCTGGTCGGCCGCCGCCTCGCTCTCGGCGCGCGGAGGCGGCGCGTTCCTCCGCGAGCGCGGCCGGCGCCTTGCGCTGCCGCTGCTGGCCGGCTGCGTGCTGTTCGGGCCCATCATGAAATATGCCGAGCTGAGCAGCGGCCTCGACCTCAACCACCGCACGCTTCGGATGTCGGCGGAGCATCAGAACGCGATCGCACCGCTGCTTTCGGAGCCGCTCGAGATCGCGCCGGATTTCGAAGAGTCGTTCCTCGAATTCCTGCCGAGCTTCTTCACCGACCTCGACCGCTTCACGTGGGGCCACCTGTGGTTCGTGGCCTATCTGCTGGCCCTGACGGTGGCGCTGATGCCGCTGATGCTGGCAATGCTTCGCTGGAAGGGCCGTCTGGCGCAGCCGCGCCCATGGATGCTCTACGCACCGATGGCGTTGCTTGTCGTCGTTCAGCTGACGATGCGAGAGCGCTGGCCGGGGATCTACAACCTCTACGACGACTGGGCCAACGTCGCCTACTACGCAATCTTCGTGGCCAGCGGCTTCGCTCTTGCGACGCAGCCGCAGGTCGAGGAGCTGGTGGCGAGCAGGTGGAAGGTCAGCCTGGGCATCGCCGTGGCGACTTCACTGGCTCTGCTGACCGGCCTGCTCGGACTGGTCCAGTCCAAGACGCTGATGCTGGTCGGGCCGGCAGTGGCCGGCTGGTGCTATGTGCTGGCACTGCTTGGCATCGGCCGCCGGATGCTGATCGCGAGCGGGCCGGCGCACGCCTACCTGAGCGAATCGACGTTTCCGGTCTATATCCTGCATCAGGTGGCGATCATCGTGGTCGGCTACTGGCTGATCCGCCTGACGCTGCCGCTGCCGCTCGAGTTCGTGCTGCTGGTGGCCGCATCGCTGACGGCGACGATGGGCATCTACCACTACCTGGTGCGCCCCTTCGCGCTGCCGCGACTGCTGCTGGGGATGAAGCCGCCGGCACGCCGCTGCGCGGTCAGCTTTCCAGAACTACCGAAGCCATCGCCATCGGCTCTGCGTGGGTGA
- the chrA gene encoding chromate efflux transporter: MSAAESLAPSVSADVLTSVSYDEARAVWLRVALHSFGGPAAQIAVMHRILVDEKRWVSEERFLHALNYCMLLPGPEAQQLATYIGWLMHGYRGGLTAGLLFVAPGFAAIMALSILYVSFQDTSWLPALLFGLKAAVLAVVLEAVQRISRRVARTQLTLGISALAFTALFFFDVPFPAIVLVAGLTGWAVARWRPQWMPVKAPAESDGPTRIVDRRAAEGTAPTLGRSLQVLAVWGAIWAAPVVAVVLVFGAGSVFTSIAVFFSKAAVVTFGGAYAVLAYIAQQAVEHYRWMQPGEMLDGLGMAETTPGPLIQVVQFVGFLAAHRNPQGLEPMTAALLGATLTTWVTYAPCFLWIFLGAPYVETLRRNRALAASLTAITAAVLGVIVNLAVWFALHVLFSQVRETAGPLGLKLTFPDLATLDVLALLIAVASFLALMRWHVGMTTTLVTAMLAGMALQLLR; this comes from the coding sequence ATGAGCGCCGCCGAGTCGCTTGCGCCGTCCGTGTCTGCCGATGTCCTGACCAGCGTTTCGTACGACGAAGCGCGGGCGGTGTGGCTGCGTGTGGCGCTGCACAGCTTCGGAGGGCCTGCAGCGCAGATCGCCGTCATGCACCGCATCCTGGTGGACGAGAAGCGCTGGGTGAGCGAAGAGCGGTTCCTGCATGCGCTCAACTACTGCATGTTGCTCCCGGGGCCGGAGGCGCAGCAGCTGGCCACCTACATCGGATGGCTCATGCACGGGTACAGGGGCGGCCTGACGGCCGGGCTGCTGTTCGTCGCGCCCGGATTCGCGGCGATCATGGCGCTCAGCATCCTGTACGTCAGCTTTCAGGACACGTCCTGGCTGCCCGCGCTGCTGTTCGGGCTCAAGGCCGCTGTCCTTGCCGTCGTGCTCGAGGCCGTGCAGCGCATCTCCAGACGCGTCGCGCGCACGCAGCTGACGCTTGGCATCTCCGCGCTCGCCTTCACCGCCTTGTTCTTTTTCGACGTGCCCTTCCCGGCCATCGTGCTGGTTGCCGGACTGACGGGATGGGCCGTGGCGCGCTGGCGGCCGCAGTGGATGCCCGTCAAGGCGCCGGCCGAAAGCGACGGGCCCACTCGCATCGTCGACCGGCGCGCGGCTGAAGGTACGGCACCGACGCTGGGGCGCTCGCTGCAAGTGCTGGCGGTCTGGGGAGCGATCTGGGCGGCGCCGGTCGTGGCGGTGGTGCTCGTGTTCGGCGCCGGCAGCGTCTTCACCAGCATCGCCGTGTTCTTCAGCAAGGCGGCCGTGGTCACCTTCGGCGGCGCCTACGCCGTGCTCGCCTACATCGCACAGCAGGCGGTCGAGCATTATCGGTGGATGCAGCCGGGCGAGATGCTCGACGGTCTCGGCATGGCCGAGACCACGCCCGGACCGCTGATCCAGGTCGTGCAGTTCGTGGGCTTCCTGGCCGCTCACCGCAACCCACAGGGGCTGGAGCCGATGACGGCGGCGCTTCTCGGCGCGACGCTGACGACGTGGGTGACGTACGCTCCGTGCTTCCTCTGGATCTTCCTGGGTGCTCCGTACGTCGAGACGCTTCGCCGCAACCGCGCCCTGGCGGCGTCTCTGACGGCCATTACCGCCGCCGTGCTCGGCGTCATCGTCAACCTCGCCGTCTGGTTCGCGCTGCACGTGCTGTTCAGCCAGGTCCGTGAGACGGCAGGCCCGCTGGGCCTGAAGCTGACGTTTCCCGATCTGGCCACGCTCGACGTTCTTGCCCTGCTGATCGCCGTCGCATCGTTCCTGGCATTGATGCGCTGGCACGTCGGCATGACCACAACGCTGGTGACGGCAATGCTGGCAGGAATGGCTCTGCAGCTCCTTCGCTGA